The proteins below are encoded in one region of Telopea speciosissima isolate NSW1024214 ecotype Mountain lineage chromosome 10, Tspe_v1, whole genome shotgun sequence:
- the LOC122641419 gene encoding eukaryotic translation initiation factor 2 subunit gamma-like, which yields MSRKGLMEQDLSKLDVTKLHPLSPEVISRQATINIGTIGHVAHGKSTVVKAISGVQTVRFKNELERNITIKLGYANAKIYKCEDERCPRPSCYKAYGSGKEDTPLCDVPGFENARMKLLRHVSFVDCPGHDILMATMLNGAAIMDGALLLIAANESCPQPQTSEHLAAVEIMRLQHIIILQNKVDLIQENVAINQHEAIQKFIQKTVADGAPVIPISAQLKYNIDVVCEYIVKKIPIPERNFISPPNMIVIRSFDVNKPGFEVDEIKGGVAGGSILRGVLKVNQFIEVRPGIVVKDESGNIRCTPIYSRIVSLYAEQNELQFAVPGGLIGVGTTMDPTLTRADRLVGQVLGEVGSLPEVFVELEVNFFLLRRLLGVRTKGTEKQGKVSKLTKGEILMLNIGSMSTGARVIAVKNDLAKLQLTSPVCTSRGEKVALSRRVEKHWRLIGWGQIQAGTTLDVPPSPI from the exons ATGTCTCGAAAAGGATTGATGGAACAGGATCTAAGCAAGCTGGATGTGACAAAACTACATCCACTATCTCCTGAAGTCATTTCTCGTCAAGCAACAATAAACATAG GCACTATTGGCCATGTGGCACATGGAAAGTCGACAGTTGTAAAAGCAATTTCTGGTGTCCAG ACTGTTCGCTTTAAAAATGAGTTGGAGCGTAACATTACGATTAAGCTTGGATATGCCAATGCAAAGATATACAAGTGTGAAGATGAAAGATGCCCAAGACCCTCGTGTTACAA GGCCTATGGAAGTGGAAAAGAAGATACTCCTCTGTGTGATGTGCCTGGCTTTGAAAATGCACGGATGAAGCTATTGCGGCATGTTTCATTTGTAGACTGCCCG gGTCATGATATTCTTATGGCTACCATGCTCAACGGAGCAGCAATCATGGATGGAGCATTACTTCTGATTGCTGCCAATGAGAGCTGCCCGCAGCCTCAAACCTCAGAGCATTTGGCTGCTGTTGAGATTATGCGCCTCCAACATATAATTATTCTTCAAAATAAAGTTGATCTGATTCAAGAAAATGTTGCCATCAATCAGCATGAAGCAATTCAGAAGTTCATACAG AAAACTGTAGCTGATGGTGCTCCGGTGATACCAATCTCTGCTCAGTTAAAATATAATATCGATGTAGTGTGTGAATACATTGTCAAAAAGATACCCATACCAGAGAGGAACTTTATCTCACCACCAAATATGATTGTGATTCGATCATTTGATGTGAATAAGCCTGGATTTGAGGTTGATGAGATAAAGGGTGGTGTTGCTGGTGGAAGCATTCTCAGG GGTGTTCTGAAAGTTAATCAGTTCATTGAGGTCCGGCCTGGAATTGTTGTGAAAGATGAGAGTGGTAACATTCGTTGCACTCCGATATACTCAAGAATAGTTTCATTATACGCTGAGCAAAATGAGCTGCAGTTTGCGGTGCCGGGAGGCCTCATTGGGGTTGGCACAACAATGGATCCCACTTTGACACGTGCTGATCGGCTGGTGGGTCAGGTTCTTGGTGAGGTTGGGTCTCTTCCTGAAGTTTTTGTTGAACTTGAG gtcaatttcttccttctccgTCGGCTTCTTGGAGTCAGGACAAAGGGTACAGAGAAGCAGGGGAAGGTATCAAAACTAACCAAGGGAGAGATTCTTATGTTGAACATAGGTTCCATGTCTACTGGTGCTCGTGTCATTGCTGTGAAGAATGATCTTGCCAAGCTGCAACTAACCTCTCCAGTATGTACTAGCAGAGGTGAGAAGGTTGCATTGAGCCGACGTGTAGAGAAGCACTGGCGACTTATTGGATGGGGCCAAATTCAAGCTGGAACTACCCTTGATGTCCCACCATCTCCCATCTGA